ATATGAACTAACTAAAATATTGGACAAGGAAGTGCCCATCATTGTGCTAAGTGGTCTCAGTGATGAAGCGGTAGCTTTGGATGCAGTCATACTAGGTGCTAAGGACTATTTATTAAAAGAAGACATTGAAACTTTAAGAGGAAGTATCTTTCACAGCCTGCACCACTCCTACATGCTCAATAGTAAAAAGGGCTTCACAGAAAAAAGCTTCTTTCTTCAGAAGTCTACAGGAGGTTTGATTTTTTTACTCAATAACGAATTATATATTGAAGAGGTCAAGGGCATCTGTAAGCAATGCTCATCTCAAATCATTGAAAATTTTGACGGTATTCATTTTTGCGATCTCTTATATGAATCTTCTATAGGGAACAAAGACTTTTTTGATCAGATAGAGGATATTAAAAAGATTCCCAATAAAGTCCTTTCATTTGAAGGCTATATCGATTGCTTCTCTAGGTCTTGCCAGCGCCATATATCCATAAATATTTCTAGAGTTGATCATAATGAAACAACGTTTCTCTGCACTGGTCTTGATATAACTAAGCCTCACAGAATCCATGTATAAAAAGTGTCTTAGATAGTAAAATTTTCTCAACAAAGCTCCGGAAAATGATGTTGCATCACTTTTTCCAACATCTCTACGGTTAAAGGTTTGCTTTCATAACCAGCCGCGTATAGATTATTCTTAGCCTTTTCAATATCCGCAGGATTCGTTGAAGTTGAAAGCATGAAGACCATGATCTTAGCTCTTTGAGCTTCCGGCAGCTCAGCATATCTTTCCAAAAATTCCCAACCATCCATTCCCGGCATATTAATATCGAGAAATACCAAGTCCGGCTGAGGAAAGTTACTCTCTTCATTTTTAGAAGATAAAAAATCTAAAGCTTCATAGCCATTTTGCACAGAGACGACTTTATCCGTCACGCCAGCCCTTTTAATCACCTTAGTATGCACATAGTTATCCTCTTCACTATCGTCAATAAGCAAGACCATGTTTAATTTTTTAGACATCATACAGAGAGTGAAGCTAACGATGCGAAGTATTGCGAGCAATAGAAAACCTAAAGTTACTGCCCCTACCCAACTCTGAGTCTACCCAAATGCGCCCTCCATGGAACTCAGTAATCTTTCTGCAATGAGCTAAACCTATACCAGATCCTTCATACTTGCTTTGAGAATGGAGCCTTTTAAATATTTGGAATATTTTTTCTTGGGACTCTGAAGAAATACCAATTCCATTATCCTTTACCGAGAAAATCCAATGCGTTTGATCACTAGTGGATGAAATACTGACGATCACCCCATGGTCATTTTGGCGGAACTTAATAGCATTCGATAGCAGATTTTGGAATAGCAAGCGTAGCATCGACCGGTCTCCCGTAACTTTAGGAAGGTCATATATCTGTATCATAGCTTTCTGGCTTTCAATCGTTGCGCTCATGTCCTCAGAGACCTCATCTACAAGCATGTTACAATCAATCTCTTCTAGACGTAAATTTTTGCCAAGTCTGGAGTAATCCAATAAAGCTTGAATCAAATGACTCATACGATTTGAAGCACGGGTAAGAAATTCTAAATAAGTTACGGCTTCACCTTCGAGCTTATCTCCATATTCTACCGCTAATAGCTCGGAAAAATTTTTAATGGAACGCAATGGCTCTTGTAAATCATGAGAGGCTATGTAAGCAAATTGCTCTAACTCCTTATTGCTTTCGAGTAACTTCACTTGAATCTCTTTTAGCGGTGTAATATCTATATGACTACCAACCATACGAACGGGCCTTCCCTCCCTATCCCATTCGATGACTTTTCCTCGACAAAAAACCCATACAATACTGCCATCTTTGTGAAAGTACCTCACCTCATTATGAAACGGCACCTCTCCCTTGCTTGTAACATGTTGGTCAAAGAGTTCAAAGACACCCGGCAAATCATCTGGGTAGATAATTTTCTGCCAAGAAGAAGGGTGATTTTCCATTTCGTGATCTTCATAGCCAAACATTCTTTTAAAAGCAGGGCTCAGATACTCTTGGTCATCTTGGATGAACCAGTCCCAATATCCTGCTAATGTTCCCTCTAATACCGCTTCAAAGGCAGCATTTTTAGATAAATATTTTTTTTCTGCCCTTTTTCTTTCCGTGATATCCACACAAGTTGATGAGCTATGCAGAATTTTCCCTTCACTATCCTTCACAGCAGCTACCTTTAAAACAACAGGAATGCCTCTTCCATCCTTATGCTTTAGGCTTAGTTCCTTGTCTACTAGTTTGCCTTCTCGCCTAAATGTCTCAAATGCTTTCCGAGCTTCCTCTAGGCATTCTTCACCATAAATACTAAAGATCTTTTTGCCGATTAAGTCTTCTTTTGCATGATACCCTAATTTGTGAACAAGCATGTTATTGCAATTGATGATTTTAGCAGTCTCAGGATCTAAGTTCATATGCATAACAGGGGATTCTTCATAAAGAGTTTTGTATTTTTTTTCGCTTAACTCTAATTTTGTAGAGAGTTCTTTGCTGAAAGTGATATCCTCAAAAATAAGAAGAAAATAGCCATGACCACCTTGCTTTAGCGACTTGGCAGTTAACCTGCACCAAATGGTTGAACCTCTCTTTGTTAGACAACGACATTCGGAAACAAAATCGTTCAATGCGCCTGACAACCATTGATCACATAAATTCTGTAGATCACCTTTTTCATCTTGCTCAATAGAATCAGTTATAAAGCGAGAATTTAAAACCTGATGATCTGACTCGAATAAGGTCTCATAAGCATGGTTGGTGAACAGCCGCTTTCCATGACTGTCAAATAGATTTACAGCTATGGGCAAATGATCATAAGAATCAGCCAGTGCTTCTAGATATTGTGAGCATTTCCCTGACTGATTACTGTTCTCATTCAACATATTTACTTGAAGTAGTGATGCAAAAATAACTAATAACTTATCTGATTGTAAACAACTAAGTCTATCCAGGGAGTAGATTGCAGGTTTAGTGCTATTTACTGCTTATGCAAAAATGCGCAGCCTCTTTGCCAGTAGCTAAATTCACTATGTACTTAGTCAGAATTGGCTGAGAGTTAAAAAGAATTTAATCCAACAATCCCTATCAATTTATAAAACACGTTAATCTTTCAAAATACGATTGGTCCCATTAAGGTTTTTCATATAAGACCTAGACTTTTTAATAATGCTATTCGATTTGGCTCTCACTGAAATGCCTCTAATCATTGCTTCTAGGGCCCATCCAAATTGCTCATTTTCTGTATAATCACCAATAAAACGTGTATCAAATTCTTGGTAGGTGATCTGCAGTGTAGGAATCGCCATCACACGAAATACCTCCGCAAGATCAGGCTCTTGTTCTACGACGACAACCACTATCTTGTAGGGGATACGGAGATGATACTCACAAAACATGGATAACCGACTGATGAGCCAATCGGAATTGGTAGTGTCTTTGGAGATAAACATCCGTATTTGGCACTCTTCATCCATCGCTTTCCAAAGATATAGGGCAGGCTAGACAAGGCAAATAGAATTTGCCAGCAGCGTTGTTAACTACCCGTGCTGTGAAACTCAAAAACGCTTACCCCTTACATAGAATCTTTAAATAGACCGTCCATGCGATCAATTTCGCTATCACTCATATGAATAGGATTACCAGCAAGAATACCTGTTACATTCCGAAACGGTTTTCCCACATGCATTCCACTATTATCAATCGTAAACTCCCGAATCTGTTTATCATGCATAGAGCCACGCATTTTCAGAACCGTTAAACCACGTCTCATCTCTCCGTTCACTTCTACGTACCTCAGGAGAATGATGGAATCCGTTAAGGTTGAAATATGGGTTTCGGTAATGGAAGAGCCCCCGAGTAAGGAGGAAGTTGTTGAAGTAAAAAGCCCAGCTATCTCCTCGTGCTTAATAAAAGATGTTAATCCAATAATAAATTCTCGAAAAGCCTTTTGTGTAGAAGTTCTTTCTAGCGCTGAGAGACTGTCCACAGCCACCCGGGTTGGTTTAAAAGATTCAACTTCATTCTTAATTTCTAGCAAGTGATCCTCTAAACCAGAGGTCTCTGGATATTTGCAAACCACTTTTAGCTTACCCTCTTGCTCTAGCTGAGCATAATTAATTCCCCATCCTTCGGCATTTCGGTAGAGCTGCTCTCGGCTTTCCTCAAAAGCAAGCAATAGGCAACGGTCTCCTTCATTCGGGCAAGCTCCCGCGAAGTGAGTTGCGGTTAAAGTTTTACCCGTTCCAGTGGCTCCCGATACCAGAATAATGGAATCTCGGAAATAACCACCACAGCACATATCATCAATCACATCTATACCCGAAGAAATGCGCACAGCAGAGGATCTCTGTTTCAACTCTATGCCAGAGAGAGGCAAAATCACAATTCCTTGTTTAGGAGTGATAGTAAAAGGCCATTCACCCTTTTGGTGCTTAGTCCCTCTGAATTTTAAAATCTCAATGGTCCTCCTTCGTTTTTCCTCTTCCAAAACATTGCGAAAAATAATCACATTGTCGGCAACAAACTCTTCCACCCCAAAACGAGAAATCTCTCCGTATTCTTGACTTCTTTCCGCGGTAAGAATGGAAGTCACATTAAATTCTTTTAGGGCATGGCTGATTCTAAATAGTTCCTGGCGAACAATACGCGCATTGGAAAGTTGATTGAAAATGGCTCCAAGCGAATCGAGCGAAACACGCTTGGCATCTATTTTTTTGATCGCATTTTCGATTCTAGCCAACAAAGCGCCTAGGTCGTAATTTCCGGATTCCACAACATGTTGACCAGGCACAGGGGAAGCGTCCACAAATAGCCATTTACCTTCTTTTTCCCACTGGGCGATATTCCAACCAAAGGTGGCCATATTCGTCCTGATGTCTTTTGCCGACTCCTCAAAAGTAACAAAAACTCCTGTTTCACCGCTATTTGTAATGCCTTCAGCTAAAAACTGGGAGGCAAATACAGTTTTAGCGCTCCCGGCAGTCCCCGACACTAAGGTCGTTCTTCCTTGGGGAATTCCTCCATGGGATATGAGATCTAGTCCCGGAATATGAGTCACATGTTTATCAACTACCATAAATTATATAGATTTCTCCCCTTTCTGTGTTTTTGATCTAGCTAATAGTAATAAAATAAAATTATTCAGAGGATCTGAGATCAAGCCCTACTAATACCTTTTCTACACTTGATAAATCTCCAATGATTCTTTTAAGTGGGGGTGGTAGCTCTTTAATGAGAGTTGGGGTCGCTAAGATTCGCTCATCTTCAGCTAATTGTGGTTTTTCAAAAATATCAATAATTTCCAACTCATACTGACCGTCTAATTCCTTCTCACAGACTTCGCGAATATTTGCAGCAGCTTTCTCAGAATTTGACGTTACTCCTGCTACATATAACCTCAGTTTGAGCTTATTCTTATTATCCTGCACGCCAGTATGTTTAGTTCTTTCTCAAAAAATATTCAATAGAAACTTTTAAATCATGCGAAATGGCCGTTACTTGTACCCAATGAATTGGTTCGATAGAAAAGGACTAACTGACCAAGCAGTTGAATGAGACAATATTTTCCCTCTTCCATATAGACATTATTCTTGATTTCATTGAAGGACTGCTTTCTCTTAATGGCCGCAGTGTGAATACGAATAACATCTCTGGGTGTTCCTTTAAGAAAGCCTATTTGTTCTGCAAGGTCTGTTAAAGACTCGGATAAATCAGCCTCTACTTTATAAGCCCTGATCTCGATAGCCAAATCCAATACATCTGCATAGCGATCAATAAGAGCTTCCCACTCTTGAGGAGCTGAATGGTGTAACTCGGGCATTCCATAGGCTTTGGCAGTGACGGAAACATCTTTTTCTTCTGATAAATGTCTCAACCTAACAAAGCTTTTTTCCTTTAACTGAAGCTCGCGAGCTTGGTCTTTTTGCCTCTGCATAGCAGCCCGTTGTGAAGCATAAAGAATCGAACGAATGAGGGCTTGTGAGTTAATTGTATTTTTGAGGAGGTAGTCTTGAGCACCTCTTTTTAAACACTCTACAGCTGTTTCTTGGTTCTCTAAGCCTGATAAAACAATAATGGGAATCGATTGCATGCATTCATAGATTTTATCAAACGTATCTACTCCATGGATATCAGGTAAAGATAGGTCAAGAAGCACGAGATCAAATTTTCCCTCCACAAACATCTCCAATGCCTCTCGAGCTAATTCTGCTTTATGAAGCTTAAAATCTTGGTCAAATGGATAAACTGTCTGCTTATTGTAAAGATATTTTTCAATAATCTTTTGGTCAGCGGGGTTATCCTCAATTACTAATATATGAAACATTTGGCTCTCTATTTCTATGTCGTAAGATAGTCATTCGTTGCTACTCTGGTCAAATATATTTAAACTAACTAAAGAGGTCTTCTAAAGAAAAAATTAGGCTCATTCATTAAATAGATATTAACCTCACTTAATGATATACTACATTTGAATAGAAATCACTTATCTATCATTTTTTTAATTAATGAATTAAAATATCATTGATTATTATAAATTGTTTATCATTTCTTTAGGTGTATGGCCGAACTAGTTCCTAAGTTATAGACCTCATTCTGTTGGGTAGGATATGGAAATTTATACCATCGGCCGATCACGCCATATGGGATTGGGAAATTAAGACGCAAACCTTTCTCTTCAGTGAAAAACTGGTTTATATTTTGAGATACATCCAAAAAAATTCAGGAGCTTGCTCCCAATAAACTTGAGAGACTGATTCATCCAAAAGACTTATCCTCCATGCAAAAAGCTCTGGATAGCTAACCAGCTCTTATGAATCCGAGCACTGCATGCTGACTCGTTCAGGTGAATGGATTTGAATTTTTGAAACAGGTAAAATAGTCGAAACCGATAGACTTCAACGAGCTGTAAGATTTACGGGTATCTGCTAAAACATCACAAAGCGGAAAGTTAAGACCGAGGAAGATTTAAAGGCTTTCAAATTGGAAGTCTTGGGGCTCTTGGCAAGAGGAATCGCTCACGATCTTAATAACATCCTTACGGCAATCAATCTAAACATTGAAAGTGTCATGAAGGATTACCTTACCCAGAAAGAACAGAAAGAAGTTCTCCAAGAAAGCCAAGAAACTTCCCTAAGAGCAAAAGAACAATCCAAAAGGCTGCTCGCTTTTTCGAAGGGCGGTAATTCGGATCCTTAGATTATCAATCTAGGACTAGTAGTAGTGGATGCGGTTGACTTCGCCTTACGCGACACCATGCTCAAAGCTGTTTAAAATTCAAGGTCACTTACCTTCTGTTCTCCTAGACGTTAGACAATTCCAGCAAGTCATTGATAACATAGCTATTAATGCCTGAGAGGCCAGTCCAGAGGGGAGTAAATTCATCGTCCAGATAGATAAAGTCCTCTTAAAGCATCATCAAGTTTCTCATTTAGTTAAGGGGGAATACCTCAAGCTTAGCTTTACCGATGAGGGCAGTGGCCTATTCACACGGACACTATGCAAAATCTTTGACCCTTACTACACAACGAAATCTTACGGCAACGGTATTGGTCTAGCCACTTGTTATGCTGTGATTAATAAGCATAATGGTTGTATTCAGGTTGAGTCTCAAATTGGTAAGGGTTCCACTTTCACGGTTTATCTACCTACCACGGAGCTATCACCCATCATTCCTGAGGCTAATGCCCCTGATTTAGAATCAAGACCCGCCAAAATACTTCTCATTGACGACGAAAAGGCCATTCCTGTCGGTTTGGAACACACCTTAGGAAAAGAAGATTATATCATCCACTCAACAGATAGCGGCCATGACGGGATAGATGCGGTTTTTCTGTGACATTAATCCTATCTAAATGATAAACGTCAAAAGTGATGGGACACAGGCTATTTAGCTTTCCTATCAGGATGCTCTGGTTTTCAAGGGAGCCATAGTAAAAAAACTTGATGTAACACGCGCCCATAAACAATTAGATAAATAGACTAGCCCCCCAACAACTGACGGTTACTCCTTTTTCTGCAAGGTTCCAAGAACAATGGATTTTTTCACATTATAAAATTAAAGATCTGCTCATTCGGGACGATTCTTAAGGTCCATTATATCAATCTACTATTAAACGATTATGCCTTTAAATACCAATCTAGATGCGGCCAAAGGGTTCCTTTCTTTAGGTATGCTTGATGAAGCTCTCACTCAACTTGAGGAACTACCCAGTCGTCATAAAGATGACTCTGCTGTCTCCTGTCTAAATATCGAAATTCACCTCAGAAAGGAGTCCCATGAGATAGCCTTTACTCTATTGGATGAATTTAGGAATAAATACGGTGAAAATGAAATGTGGCATCTCTTTAAAGCACGTTTACATGCAAAGCGAGGTGAAAAGGAGATTGCCAAAGATCATGTGAGACTTGTTTCAGAAATGACTGCGGAGTGCTATAATCAAATCATTGAATGCCAAGAACTCAAGTCTATATGGCAACCATAAAGTCATTTAGCAAGTTAAGCATTTTCGCCTCATAGCCTTTACGGGAGAAAACTTTCCTATTGCCATCTACCAGATCTCTTTGCCATATTGTCCCATATGCATTTATTCTTTAAGTATTTGCTTGTAGTTATTGTTATCACTTGCCTTCAGACAAAGAGTTATGCCACCAAGCCTTACCGAAGCAAGCTCATTGCCGAAGTTCATAAACTTCATGATCAATCTCAGCAGGGTGATAAAGATGCCACTAAACTGCTGGTAGGAAAACTTGAGCAACTGACCCAAAAAGATCCTAAGCACCATTTAATGCAAGCGTACCTAGGCAGCGCCTACACCCTAGCTAGCCGCGACGCCTTCCCCGGGCCTAATAAAATCAATTTGCTAAAAAAAGGATTAAAGAAGATGGACCAAGCCGTTGAGGCAGTTCCTAAAGATGTGTTTGTTCGTTTTATACGAGCTGTCAACAACTATCACTTGCCTACCTTTATTAATAGGCGAGATAATGCACGCGCTGATTTTGAGGTATTGCTCGAAACAATTCGTTCGAAACCCAAAGCCTATACCGCTGATATTCGCCAAGCTATCCATTACTATGCCGGCTTATCATACAAGCAACTCAAAAGAGAAGAAGATGCCAAAGAATCATGGGTAGAAGGTGTTCATATTCTAGCAACATCCGACCTTGCTAAGAAAATGAACGCTCAACTCTCAAAGCTGTAATGCCTTGAAGAAACATTTAGCTCTATCAGCCCCCCAACCTACTCTTCCCGGCCGTACTCTTATTTCCTCACGCCGCATTCAAAAACGGATTAAAGAGCTGGCAGAGGAAATCCAAAAGCATTATCGTAGAAAACCACTGACACTCATTGCACTCCTCCATGGCAGCATTTTTTTCCTAACTGACTTAGTCCGTTATTTGCCCTATCATGTGCAAATTGAGTGCTGGAATATCTCTAGTTACGAGAACAAAAGGTCAACCGGAATCGTCAAAGGCTTAGAATACCACAAAAGTGATTACAGCAAACGCCATGTATTATTAATTGACGACATCCTGGACACAGGTCTTACCCTATTTAAAACTATCTCACACCTCAATGGCCTGGGTGCTAAAGATGTGAAGTCTTGTGTTCTCTTGGTCAAAAAAATTGAACGTCCGTACCCAGTCATGCCAACTTGGTGGGGTTTTGAAATTCCCAATCAATTTGTCGTAGGCTACGGACTAGACCTGAACGACAAATACCGCCCACTCCCCATGATTCGAACGATAGATTAAAAGATAACTAATAAGTGAGAGATAGAGGACAGCTCTGCTTCATTTGCAACGCAGTATTTCCTATCTGCTTTATTATAAGACTTAATAACTTCTTTTAGTAAGGGCCGACAATGAAGATACGGCCTTGAGGGTCTTTCATCTTCTTCCCGGGAGCAGCCCCACGAACATTTAGCTTCGTGCCATCATAAGGATTGATAACCACGCCAGGATTATTAGGATCACGTTGTGCTTCAGGATAGGCAATGTTTCCTTCATTAGCAGCATTAGCTCCTGCACCTATGAGGGCTCCGCCAGCAGCACCAGCTAATGCACCGATAGCAGCACCTTCTCCACCCCCAACAAGAGCACCAATTCCAGCACCAGTTCCTGCACCCACGGCAGATGAACCAACAACAGTGCCAGTGCCGGGCGAGGTTGAGTTACAAGAAGAGAAAACGGCTAGAATAGCCACCAAAGAAAGCGGAGTAATTTGTTTCAACATACTAAGAACCTTATTCTTTACATCTTTAGACAATAGTCTAGCAAAAACGGTTCAATATTCTTTTCAGAATTTATGAGACAAGCATCAAGCCAATCACCTGTTAAGTGAATAAAGACTAAAAGTATCCAAATAGAATAGATCCCACCAGCACGAGAAGAATCAATCCTAGGATTTAAAAGCCCCTCGCCTATGCCAGAGCTTTGACAAGTGTTTTATATTGAACCTAGTATCAACCATAAGTGAGATTACGTTACACATTACCGGCATTCTGCCTGTTATCGCTTATCATTGCTATCATTGGAATCCAAGTCATTCTTCAGAAAATATCAGATATCCCAACCGATGCTCTTACGGCAACACAGCAAAAGACCCAAGAACTTCTCTCCAAAACATCCGAGTTATTTGAAGAGATACTGCAAGTGCAGCCTAAGATCATCATGAACCAAGAAGTCATTCAAAAACAATCTGCACCCATTACTGAACTGGCCATGATCGAACAAGAATTTACCTTTACTTACGAATGGAAGCATCGCTGGCTGACCAGCACAAAAAAAATGAAACTTACTTCATCATTTAGAGCAAAGGCAGGCTTTGACCTACAAGAATCCTTCCAATTGCTTTATGACCAAGAATCACAATCCGTCACTGCCTCATTACCTGCAGCCAAGCTTTTGAGCATCGAGCAAATTGGCATGATCGATAGCCATAATGAGCATGGCTGGATTAACCGCATTCAAGAATCGGAAAGAGAGGAGGTTCTCAATCTTTTTTTACAAGCTGCACGCATGCACGCCAATCAAACCGATCTAGCTTGGCAAGCCGAAGAACAAATCACACAACAACTTAAAGAACTTGCCCAACAGCAAAACATTCCCATCTCTCTTAACTTTGGCCATATTGAAGGCAATCTCCCCAGCACTAAATTTTAGATGAGAGCCCTTGATGCGAAATTCATTGTTATAGATTTTGAAACCACTGGTACTGTTCAGAATCTGCCATCCGAACCTTGGCAAATAGGCTATGTGTGCGTGGAAGATGGTAGCATTGATCCGCAAAAGTCCTTTATGAGCCACCTAAAAATAGGTAATAGACCTTTTCACCCGCGTGCTCCTGGTAATTACCACCAGCTACGTGACCAACTAGAGATGTCCCCTACTCTTACCTCTTTATGGCCTCAACTCTCTCCCACCTTAGGAAATCTTCCACTTGCTGCCCACAATATCTCAGTTGAACGGAATATTCTTACCCAATACATACCACTGCATCAACTAGGCCCTTGGATTGATACCCTGCAACTTGCACGAAAAGCTTTACCCAACCTAAAATCTTATGCCCTAGAAGATTTGTCCCAGGCATTAGAGCTGACTTCAGATTTAAAAAAACTCTGCCCGGAACTTGCTCCCCATGATGCCCTCTATGATGCCTCCGCCTCCGCATTACTCCTTCTTTTCATTCTCAAGCAAGATGGTTGGCAAGACTGTTCTCTAGAATACTTATCCCAGCTATCTACACGTAATTCATCAAATGGCTAGTGCATACAAAAAGCAGTGTTGAAGACAGATGATATCATAGAAGTTGAGCAAGATGCCTAAAAGCTTAGAGCATTTTTTAATTCATTTTAAAAATCCATTTGTCCTACCCCAGTTCAAACGGGGTATCCGGAAGATTGAATTATTCATAGAGTTTTCTATCGGATTGATCCCCCTGATATCAACACGGATCCAAGCACCAAGTCATTACACAGATCTCAAGAGGCTTTCAGCGGTGAAACAAGAGCGTAATAGGTTAGATTAGGCCGGTTGCCTATTCACGAGAAAATGCAAAAAGTTACAAGAAAAGAGAGTCGACTAAGTTATATCAGTGGATGATCTCTCTAGGAGACTCTATGTTTCCTGGGCCCAAGATCTTAGCTCGATCTTTATCTCTGTGGCATGATGGTAGCTAAACTTGGAATCGCTCCGAGTTACAGCGTCACACTTCCTGGACTCCAATTATTGGTTCATCACATCACGAAAAAAATCATTTCCCACAAATAAATAAAATAGTTGACTCCAATAGTTGTTGCTTATCGGGTCCAGTTGTCAGCATTTTTTTATGGGTTTGGTAGAGTTTTTCTACAGCAGCAAACCATTTTTTTGAAGGCTGATGACGCGCTTGTTGCGTGATACGTTGCAATCGGAAGGGGTTTGGCTTAGCTCCTTTCTTAGTCGTTGGCAAAAGATCTTCACCTTCTGGAGTAATCACAACATTCGTATAGCGCCCATTTTGTTCAAGGCGCAATTTACCTGTCTCAAACAAATGCATGCACAAGGCAGCTAGCCTGATGTGCCGGCTGAGTAGAATTAAAACACCCACCTCACTCTCACCCTGGCGCATCAGTTGTTTGAGAATCAATAAGGCCTCAGTAGAATTGCCCAACGTGACGGCATCGCACAAATCCCAAATCAGTAACTCTCGATTGCCAGAAACAATATGACGCAAATCACTCTCTGTAATCCTTGAGTCTGGATGAGCATACAGAGCAAGCTTTTCTATTTCCATTTGTAAAGCCCGCTTATCATTGCCCAAGAGCTCCACCAAACGCTCCGCAACCTCATGGGGAGCCTGCAAGCCTTCTCGCTCCAACATCTTGAGCACTTCTTTTACCCAGACAGCTTCACTTCGAGGATTATTAATATCAGGACGATCTAATAATTCGATAAGACCAAGCTTCTGAAACTTTTTGTAAAACGCTTTTCTCTTATCAATACCGATAGCTGTAATCACTAGCCTTGCTTCATGGGGAGCTGTATCCTTGGCAACTTCTAAGAGCTTTTCGAGACGCTTTTTAACTTCCTCACTCCTAGAGGTCACGGTATCTGCCACAAAATTACAATGCCTCAAATGAACCAACTTACTGCCACCTAAAAAGGAAAGGGTCAACATGGACTCAATAGCCTGCTCAAGTTTTCGACAAGCGTCGTCTACATTCTCAGCGTCTCCCGCTACAACCTCTAAATTCATCTCATCCTCAGGTTTCAAAGCCTCCACCAAAACTTTACCCCTCTCCTTGATGGCAAATTCATCATCCCCAGACACTAATATATGTTTCGCTTTCAGCTTGCTCTCGCTCATGAATGTAATGCTATGGTACACCCCTATGGAACACTTATGGGCCCCTTGGCGCAATCAATATGTTGAAGGAAAGAAAGTCCGCTCCGAGCATCTCTTTTATGAAATTGGGCAATCTACGGAAGATGAAAAGCATCATGTCATCTACCGTTCCAAGAGCTGCTATGCACTGCTTAACAAGTACCCCTATAATTCTGGCCACTTGATGGTAATCCCTTACCAGGAGATTAGCTGCTTGCA
This window of the Verrucomicrobiota bacterium genome carries:
- a CDS encoding response regulator; this encodes RDQEEGHSLSLLLIEDSESDAVIIKKQLSTIPEISYVYHAESFQKTRQYLKEELIDVILTDLYLSDSDGLATLYELTKILDKEVPIIVLSGLSDEAVALDAVILGAKDYLLKEDIETLRGSIFHSLHHSYMLNSKKGFTEKSFFLQKSTGGLIFLLNNELYIEEVKGICKQCSSQIIENFDGIHFCDLLYESSIGNKDFFDQIEDIKKIPNKVLSFEGYIDCFSRSCQRHISINISRVDHNETTFLCTGLDITKPHRIHV
- a CDS encoding response regulator translates to MMSKKLNMVLLIDDSEEDNYVHTKVIKRAGVTDKVVSVQNGYEALDFLSSKNEESNFPQPDLVFLDINMPGMDGWEFLERYAELPEAQRAKIMVFMLSTSTNPADIEKAKNNLYAAGYESKPLTVEMLEKVMQHHFPELC
- a CDS encoding PAS domain S-box protein, with translation MLNENSNQSGKCSQYLEALADSYDHLPIAVNLFDSHGKRLFTNHAYETLFESDHQVLNSRFITDSIEQDEKGDLQNLCDQWLSGALNDFVSECRCLTKRGSTIWCRLTAKSLKQGGHGYFLLIFEDITFSKELSTKLELSEKKYKTLYEESPVMHMNLDPETAKIINCNNMLVHKLGYHAKEDLIGKKIFSIYGEECLEEARKAFETFRREGKLVDKELSLKHKDGRGIPVVLKVAAVKDSEGKILHSSSTCVDITERKRAEKKYLSKNAAFEAVLEGTLAGYWDWFIQDDQEYLSPAFKRMFGYEDHEMENHPSSWQKIIYPDDLPGVFELFDQHVTSKGEVPFHNEVRYFHKDGSIVWVFCRGKVIEWDREGRPVRMVGSHIDITPLKEIQVKLLESNKELEQFAYIASHDLQEPLRSIKNFSELLAVEYGDKLEGEAVTYLEFLTRASNRMSHLIQALLDYSRLGKNLRLEEIDCNMLVDEVSEDMSATIESQKAMIQIYDLPKVTGDRSMLRLLFQNLLSNAIKFRQNDHGVIVSISSTSDQTHWIFSVKDNGIGISSESQEKIFQIFKRLHSQSKYEGSGIGLAHCRKITEFHGGRIWVDSELGRGSNFRFSIARNTSHR
- a CDS encoding circadian clock KaiB family protein codes for the protein MDEECQIRMFISKDTTNSDWLISRLSMFCEYHLRIPYKIVVVVVEQEPDLAEVFRVMAIPTLQITYQEFDTRFIGDYTENEQFGWALEAMIRGISVRAKSNSIIKKSRSYMKNLNGTNRILKD
- the kaiC gene encoding circadian clock protein KaiC, coding for MVVDKHVTHIPGLDLISHGGIPQGRTTLVSGTAGSAKTVFASQFLAEGITNSGETGVFVTFEESAKDIRTNMATFGWNIAQWEKEGKWLFVDASPVPGQHVVESGNYDLGALLARIENAIKKIDAKRVSLDSLGAIFNQLSNARIVRQELFRISHALKEFNVTSILTAERSQEYGEISRFGVEEFVADNVIIFRNVLEEEKRRRTIEILKFRGTKHQKGEWPFTITPKQGIVILPLSGIELKQRSSAVRISSGIDVIDDMCCGGYFRDSIILVSGATGTGKTLTATHFAGACPNEGDRCLLLAFEESREQLYRNAEGWGINYAQLEQEGKLKVVCKYPETSGLEDHLLEIKNEVESFKPTRVAVDSLSALERTSTQKAFREFIIGLTSFIKHEEIAGLFTSTTSSLLGGSSITETHISTLTDSIILLRYVEVNGEMRRGLTVLKMRGSMHDKQIREFTIDNSGMHVGKPFRNVTGILAGNPIHMSDSEIDRMDGLFKDSM
- a CDS encoding circadian clock KaiB family protein, which codes for MQDNKNKLKLRLYVAGVTSNSEKAAANIREVCEKELDGQYELEIIDIFEKPQLAEDERILATPTLIKELPPPLKRIIGDLSSVEKVLVGLDLRSSE
- a CDS encoding response regulator, whose protein sequence is MFHILVIEDNPADQKIIEKYLYNKQTVYPFDQDFKLHKAELAREALEMFVEGKFDLVLLDLSLPDIHGVDTFDKIYECMQSIPIIVLSGLENQETAVECLKRGAQDYLLKNTINSQALIRSILYASQRAAMQRQKDQARELQLKEKSFVRLRHLSEEKDVSVTAKAYGMPELHHSAPQEWEALIDRYADVLDLAIEIRAYKVEADLSESLTDLAEQIGFLKGTPRDVIRIHTAAIKRKQSFNEIKNNVYMEEGKYCLIQLLGQLVLFYRTNSLGTSNGHFA
- a CDS encoding histidine kinase dimerization/phospho-acceptor domain-containing protein, yielding MARGIAHDLNNILTAINLNIESVMKDYLTQKEQKEVLQESQETSLRAKEQSKRLLAFSKGGNSDP